A genome region from Macaca nemestrina isolate mMacNem1 chromosome 15, mMacNem.hap1, whole genome shotgun sequence includes the following:
- the LOC105486868 gene encoding otoraplin isoform X1, with amino-acid sequence MARILLLFLPGLVAVCAVHGIFMDRLASKKLCADDECVYTISLARAQEDYNAPDCRFINVKKGQQIYVYSKLVKENEAGEFWAGSVYGDGQDEMGVVGYFPSNLVKEQRVYQEATKEVPTTDIDFFCE; translated from the exons atgGCAAGAATATTGTTACTTTTCCTCCCGGGTCTTGTGGCTGTGTGTGCTGTGCATGGAATATTTATGGACCGTCTAGCTTCCAAGAAGCTCTGTGCAGATGATGAGTGTGTCT atACTATTTCTCTGGCTAGAGCTCAAGAAGATTATAATGCCCCGGACTGTAGATTCATTAATGTTAAAAAAGGGCAGCAGATCTATGTGTACTCAAAGCTGGTAAAAGAAAACGAAGCTGGAGAATTTTGGGCTGGCAGT GTTTATGGCGATGGCCAGGACGAGATGGGAGTCGTGGGTTATTTCCCCAGCAACTTGGTCAAGGAGCAGCGTGTGTACCAGGAAGCTACCAAGGAAGTTCCCACCACG gaTATTGACTTCTTCTGCGAGTAA
- the LOC105486868 gene encoding otoraplin isoform X2 encodes MYCYILSAQSNTWHNTISLARAQEDYNAPDCRFINVKKGQQIYVYSKLVKENEAGEFWAGSVYGDGQDEMGVVGYFPSNLVKEQRVYQEATKEVPTTDIDFFCE; translated from the exons atgtactgctATATCTTGAGTGCCCAGAGCAATACCTGgcaca atACTATTTCTCTGGCTAGAGCTCAAGAAGATTATAATGCCCCGGACTGTAGATTCATTAATGTTAAAAAAGGGCAGCAGATCTATGTGTACTCAAAGCTGGTAAAAGAAAACGAAGCTGGAGAATTTTGGGCTGGCAGT GTTTATGGCGATGGCCAGGACGAGATGGGAGTCGTGGGTTATTTCCCCAGCAACTTGGTCAAGGAGCAGCGTGTGTACCAGGAAGCTACCAAGGAAGTTCCCACCACG gaTATTGACTTCTTCTGCGAGTAA